ACACAGAAGTGTTTCTAAAAGTAACATCTGCACACCCCTCAAACAGAATCACAAGGGGCGAGGCCAAGAAATCTGCTCTCCAAGTGATAACTTAAACTTTTTAACATGCTCTCCAGGTGACACTTAAACTCGTTTGAAAACCTCTGTGTCATACAACTAAATATTAGCTGGATTAATGCATCTGTTTGTATCTTTTTCTGTGTTGGGCCTTGTGAGGAGAAGTGCTTTCTGTGCACCAAGTCAGAGCTGAAAAATTCTAGTGCTTcgttaaaaagagagagagagagagctgggtttggtggtgcatgctgtagtcccagctacttaggaagctaagCCACGAGGActacttgagcacaggagttcaagttcagcctgggcaacatggcaagaccccatcgctaataagtgaataaatttttCTCTCAAGGTGACAGATATTAGTACTAATACTATTACTAATAATAATGAGATCACTGTATGAATTCCTTTGTTTCTACATTAATCCCTTTCTGTTTCTGGGTATGCATTTTTGTGTGTAGGCTCATCTGCCTTGGGCCTCTTTTGTCACATATTGTTCATATTGTTCGTCTGTGAGCTGAGGTCCTGACTCACTGAGTGTTTTTGGGGAGCAGAAGAAGGAGACATTTCTCTCTGAAGATGAACTCAACAGGCCACCTTCAAGATGCCCCCAATGCCACCTCGCTCCATGTGCCTCACTCACCAGAAGGAAACAGCACCTCTCTCCAGGAGGGTCTTCAGGATCTCATCCACACAGCCACCTTGGTGACCTGTACTTTTCTACTGGCGGTCATCTTCTGCCTGGGTTCCTACGGCAACTTCATTGTCTTCTTGTCCTTCTTTGATCCAGCCTTCAGGAAATTTAGAACCAACTTTGATTTCATGATCCTGAACCTGTCCTTCTGTGACCTCTTCATTTGTGGAGTGACGGCACCCATGTTCACCTTTGTGTTATTCTTCAGCTCAGCCAGTAGTATCCCAGATGCTTTCTGCTTCACTTTCCATCTCACCAGTTCCGGCTTCATCATCATGTCCCTGAAGACAGTGGCAGTGATTGCCCTGCACCGGCTCCGCATGGTGTTGGGGAAGCAACCTAATCGCATGGCCTCGTTTCCCTGCACCGTCCTTCTCACCCTGCTTCTCTGGGCCACCAGCTTCACCCTTGCCACCTTGGCTACCTTGAAAACCAGCAAGTCCCACCTCTGTCTTCCCATGTCCAGTCTGATTGCTGGAAAAGGGAAAGCCATTTTGTCTCTCTATGTGGTCGACTTCACCTTCTGTGTTGCTGTGGTCTCTGTCTCTTACATCATGATTGCTCAGACCCTGCGGAAGAACGCTCAAGTCAGAAAGTGTCCCCCTGTAATCACAGTCGATGCTTCCAGACCACAGCCTTTCATGGGGGTCCCTGTGCAGGGAGGTGGAGATCCCATCCAGTGTGCCATGCCGGCTCTGTATAGGAACCAGAATTACAACAAACTGCAGCACGTTCAGACCCGTGGATATACCAAGAGTCCCAACCAGCTGGCCACCCCTGCAGCGAGCCGACTCCAGCTGGTATCAGCCATCAACCTCTCCACTGCCAAGGATTCCAAAGCCGTGGTCACCTGCGTGATCATTGTGCTGTCAGTCCTGGTGTGCTGTCTTCCACTGGGGATCTCCTTGGTACAGGTGGTTCTCTCCAGCAATGGGAGCTTCATTCTTTACCAGTTTGAATTGTTTGGATTCACCCTTATATTTTTCAAGTCAGGATTAAACCCTTTTATATATTCTCGGAACAGTGCAGGGCTGAGAAGGAAAGTGCTCTGGTGCCTCCAGTACATAGGCCTGGGTTTTTTCTGCTGCAAACAAAAGACTCGACTTCGAGCCATGGGAAAAGGGAACCTCGAAGTCAACAGAAACAAATCCTCCCATCATGAAACAAACTCTGCCTACATGTTATCTCCAAAGCCACAGAAGAAATTTGTGGACCAGGCTTGTGGCCCAAGTCATTCAAAGGAAAGTGTGGTGAGTCCCAAGATCTCTGCTGGACATCAACACTGTGGTCAGAGCAGCTCAACCCCCATCAACACTCGGATTGAACCTTACTACAGCATCTATAACAGCAGCCCTTCCCAGGAGGAGAGCAGCCCATGTAACTTACAGCCAGTAAACTCTTTTGGATTTGCCAATTCATATATTGCCATGCATTATCACACCACTAATGACTTAATGCAGGAATATGACAGCACTTCAGCCAAGCAGATTCCAGTTCCCTCTGTTTAAAGTCACTGAGGCTATAggatcttatttttgtttctgatacTAATGGACTTTCTTCTAACTTTGAGTTCAGTGACGGATCAAAACCTAAAAGATTCAACTGAAAAGTTGGCAGTTATGGTTTTCTTTCGTCTGATGTGTCAGTATGTGTTGATTTGCTTTGTAGTTTGTTGACATCTTAAGATTTGATGTgaaagttttagatttttacCTTGATCTTTGCCCCAGTCTTTTGTACCAAACCTTTAAATAGATGCCAGGAATGAAGCTACTGTGTTAAAGTAGAAAGTCAACCGATTTTTATGATTTGAGTCAGTGTTATGTGTCTTCAAAATAAGATATTGACtggactttttaaaagaatgtgaagGTGTGATTTTTGCTGaggtgttatttttattaaatgaattgtaaattttgattttttgaagtgcTGAAATTGGGAACACTATACCTTTTTGGTAGCAGGTtgatttgaataaataatatattgttagctgggtgcagtggtgtgcacctgtagtcctagctacttgggaggctgaggcaggaggatcacttgagcttgggagtatgagtccagcctgggcaacagcaagaccctgtctctaaaagaaatgtatatattcttttttttcttttttctttttttgagacagagtttcactcttgttgcccaggctggagtgcaatggcacaatctcggctcaccgcaacctccacctcccgggttcaagcgattctcctgcctcagcctcccgactagctgggattacaggtgcataccaccatgcctggctaatttttgtatttttagtagagacagggtttctccgtgttggtcaggctggtcttgaactcctgaccttaggtgatccgcctgccttggccacctaaagtgctgggattacaggcgtgagccactgcacccagccagaaatatatatattcttaaggcagaaaaggagataactctgtctttaccaaaaacacTCAAACATAGGCATTAGGTACTTTTCTTTCATAGGACAGTCAACTAAGAACATAGTAGTGTGATTATTGCCATTTCTTATTATAGACATATTTTATGTCAATTGAGTAGGTTTACagttcttttgaaaaagaaatatgtttgggccaggcgaggtggctcacgcctataatcccagcactttgggaggctgaggcgggtggatcacctgaggtcaggagttcgagaccagcctggccaacatggtgaaaccccatctctactaaaaacacaaaaattagccaggtgtggtggcaagtgcctgtaatcccatctacttgggaggttgaggcaggagaatcgcttgaacctgggagacagaggttacagtgagctgagattgtgccattgcatccagcctgggtgacaagagcaagacttcatcttaaaaaaaaaaggaaaaagaaaaagaaaaagaaaaaaaagatatatttttgcttgttaaaagtgtattctttttttttttttttttttttttctgagatggagtcttgctctgtcgcccaggctggagtgcagtggtatgatctctgctcactgcaacctgcacctcccaggctcaagcgattctcctgcctcagcctcccaagtagctggggttacaggcatgtgccaccacgcccagctcatttttgtatttttagtagaaatggggtttcaccatgttggccaggctggtcttgaactcctgtcctcaggtgatctgcctgcctcggcctcccaacatgctgggattacaggtgtgagccgccccACCTGGCCCAAAAGTGAATTGTTTCTGAATGATCTTACTCGAGAAGCCTAGTGACGAGGACTGCGTCTATGGTAGCGGTGCACTCTTCCCGGGAGAGAAGGCACTGCTGTAATCATCTCAGTTGCTGGTgttctgtggaaaacagtgtggactCCTGTCATGCATTGGGCAATATTCATTATTGCTTAACAAGGTGTAGAGATGAGATTGGGAatgttttgatttatgttttccTTCTGTGTGAGAAGAGTTTGCTAACCGCCTGACAGTATTCAAGTAACTATTTAGAAATgacttttttgtctttatatattACTATGGTAGAAAAATTCTCAAGATAATCTATTTTCAaactaattgttttatttctctcccaTTAATCTTAAACTGGAaatggacagaaagaaaaaatagattaagtATTTCTTTACCTGAAACTAATTTTACTATATGCTCTGCGATTCCTAGCATAACAACTGTGAActcatatttttatgtaaaaatattttcattatacagTATTTGAACTCACTAGGTTTTTAAATGTTAGACACCCAAGATGAGCATCAATATACAACACCTATCTTTATAAGTTGTTATAGTCAAGAATTATTATTGCACATTGGAAGGTACTTTGTTCCTTTAcataaaaggctttttttttttttttttttttttttttttttgtagaaacagagtgtcattctgtcacccaggctaaagtgc
This DNA window, taken from Macaca thibetana thibetana isolate TM-01 chromosome 13, ASM2454274v1, whole genome shotgun sequence, encodes the following:
- the ASB3 gene encoding ankyrin repeat and SOCS box protein 3 isoform X1, which produces MAMMPLVLHHPERQAELGSGLRDGGGGEALRPPGRRRRHFSLKMNSTGHLQDAPNATSLHVPHSPEGNSTSLQEGLQDLIHTATLVTCTFLLAVIFCLGSYGNFIVFLSFFDPAFRKFRTNFDFMILNLSFCDLFICGVTAPMFTFVLFFSSASSIPDAFCFTFHLTSSGFIIMSLKTVAVIALHRLRMVLGKQPNRMASFPCTVLLTLLLWATSFTLATLATLKTSKSHLCLPMSSLIAGKGKAILSLYVVDFTFCVAVVSVSYIMIAQTLRKNAQVRKCPPVITVDASRPQPFMGVPVQGGGDPIQCAMPALYRNQNYNKLQHVQTRGYTKSPNQLATPAASRLQLVSAINLSTAKDSKAVVTCVIIVLSVLVCCLPLGISLVQVVLSSNGSFILYQFELFGFTLIFFKSGLNPFIYSRNSAGLRRKVLWCLQYIGLGFFCCKQKTRLRAMGKGNLEVNRNKSSHHETNSAYMLSPKPQKKFVDQACGPSHSKESVVSPKISAGHQHCGQSSSTPINTRIEPYYSIYNSSPSQEESSPCNLQPVNSFGFANSYIAMHYHTTNDLMQEYDSTSAKQIPVPSV